One Tachysurus fulvidraco isolate hzauxx_2018 chromosome 2, HZAU_PFXX_2.0, whole genome shotgun sequence DNA segment encodes these proteins:
- the gipc3 gene encoding PDZ domain-containing protein GIPC3 has product MQEDFGEKGEDGVMQDEDAMSPQTQDSKSSTGEEESSAVPSAPPLPTSPPSPQCQRPKLIFHTQLAHGSPTGRIHGFTNVKELYAKIAEVFNISPSEILFCTLNSHKVDMQKLLGGQIGLEDFIFAHVRGETKEVEVTKTEDALGLTITDNGAGYAFIKRIKEGSTIDRLKNVCVGDHIEAINDQSIVGCRHYEVAKMLKEQLRGEPFTLRLVGPKKAFDMIGQRTRAPKSSEGKMVSGKETLRLRSKGTATVQEVPSEFEEKAIKKVDDLLESYMGIRDPELATTIVEAAKDKQNPGDFAEALDSVLGDFAFPDVFLFDIWGALGDVKNGRV; this is encoded by the exons ATGCAGGAGGACTTTGGGGAAAAGGGTGAAGACGGAGTGATGCAGGACGAAGACGCCATGAGCCCACAAACACAGGACTCCAAGAGCTCGACCGGGGAGGAAGAAAGCAGTGCGGTGCCCTCTGCACCACCATTACCTACTTCACCCCCGTCTCCACAGTGTCAGAGACCGAAACTGATATTTCACACTCAGCTTGCTCATGGAAGTCCTACAGGCCGCATTCACGGCTTCACCAATGTAAAAGAGCTGTATGCCAAGATTGCAGAGGTTTTCAACATCTCTCCTTCAGAG ATCCTCTTCTGCACTTTAAACTCACACAAAGTGGACATGCAGAAGCTGCTGGGAGGGCAGATTGGGCTTGAAGACTTCATCTTCGCTCATGTCCGAGGAGAAACCAAAGAGGTGGAGGTCACTAAAACGGAAGATGCCCTTGGCCTGACCATCACTGATAACGGTGCAGGATATGCTTTCAtaaag AGGATAAAAGAGGGCAGCACTATCGACCGGCTGaaaaacgtgtgtgtgggtgatcaCATCGAGGCCATCAATGACCAGAGCATTGTGGGATGCCGTCATTATGAAGTGGCAAAGATGCTGAAGGAGCAGCTGAGAGGAGAGCCATTCACTCTCAGGCTGGTGGGACCTAAGAAAGCATTCG ACATGATTGGTCAAAGGACACGAGCGCCCAAATCCAGTGAGGGCAAAATGGTCAGTGGGAAAGAAACTCTCCGTCTGCGCTCAAAAGGAACAGCAACTGTTCAGGAAGTG CCCAGTGAGTTTGAAGAGAAGGCCATTAAGAAGGTTGATGACCTTCTGGAGAGCTACATGGGTATTCGGGATCCTGAACTTG caaccacaaTTGTTGAAGCCGCCAAAGACAAGCAAAATCCAGGCGATTTCGCGGAGGCTCTTGACTCTGTTCTGGGGGATTTTGCCTTCCctgatgtttttctgtttgacaTCTGGGGAGCTCTAGGGGATGTAAAAAATGGCAGAGTTTAG